A region of Osmerus eperlanus chromosome 9, fOsmEpe2.1, whole genome shotgun sequence DNA encodes the following proteins:
- the ahi1 gene encoding jouberin isoform X2 — translation MPAGESEARAKTRARFDEVFKKYTDLPSERKKVKKRNPQPPESIVLQTLRKDLDLEKDTEDNETILQNTYHPDQGSARFTKNKRREREVVEKVNLNNNGNQEDAQPPKGKRKSRRELPPLPRSPEDTSSHIIRIDQDDLATNAKGSEAKPCVEADDVEKGPKRKSNKGRRKADEEVAAESREVEAADELIQEYQQQIAQEEERAVGKSRKSIPASQGVALNNEVGKKKKKKLRPLDTERDASAASDLQHSQADEATELRTSVEKTSNTRSQDEDRETNPKADSILTQSKGKKKKKKKQVVREESDTEVEVPRGSAFDDSLVLGIYIHRADRLKTSLLVSHPMVKIHVIDEITGQYVKKEDSHRPVSSFYEQENVDHILPIMTQPFDFKKNKSTIPEWEEQIVFNERFGYFLQNDDESPRVMLFFEVLDFLTMEEARANVDVDKHEQGFRKIAWAFLKLVGTNGVLNIDSKLRLQLYCPPPRARRQPQTIEVVDWWRRYPRNRYASTLYITAKGLKLPDHVDPSIRSMMALQQERGSTSFSELQSEVTRRTTTQMMDSKPAQLKWSRVPGQACRIPNKPLLAFRGGQMGCLTVRFSHDGRALAAACADRDAFPVVVYEIPSGKVLAAFSGHLSIVYDLCWSRDDHSLLSASSDGTVRMWDVERLQGIARKVLPHPSFVYCAQYHPTAQHLVVTGGYDFLVRVWGVNVRDVNGVLLQEFEGHKSFINALCFDSEGTRMFSADNAGHIIVWRTTVADSSHQRPCRHWLVEKEIGESDLGGIPINTLQVHPNGRRLLIHAKDSVVRVMDLRVLAVKKYSGATNYRERIHSTFTPCGNFIFSGSEDGMAYVWNAETGDQVAVYSELSYPTALRGVAFHPQENMVAFCAFGQSQPVHVYVYDRKVAQMEVENLQVQSRVGSAGPGRPSLEHAAPPDATAMESFASSARLDLKMQRVREKLDSVLEPHINTSSMGYVSEQGGSEHLPAAPLPPVSSLQAAVVGLPEGAAHPQSRVQSGGPASQRDPLSQAAVESL, via the exons ATGCCAGCAG GTGAGAGTGAAGCCCGGGCGAAGACCAGGGCCAGGTTTGATGAGGTATTTAAGAAATACACTGACCTACCGTCCGAGAGGAAAAAGGTGAAGAAAAGGAACCCTCAGCCTCCAGAGAGCATCGTG CTCCAAACCTTGAGAAAAGACCTTGACcttgagaaagacacagaggacAATGAGACCATCCTCCAGAATACGTACCACCCTGACCAGGGGAGCGCACGCTTCACCAAGAACAagcgcagggagagggaggtggtggagaaggtCAACCTGAACAACAACGGGAACCAGGAGGATGCTCAGCCTCCCAAGGGCAAGAGGAAGAGCCGAAGAGAGCTTCCTCCACTCCCTCGGTCCCCTGAAGACACCTCCAGTCACATCATCCGCATAGACCAGGACGACCTTGCTACGAACGCCAAGGGCTCCGAGGCCAAGCCTTGTGTGGAGGCCGACGATGTGGAAAAGGGACCGAAGAGGAAGAGCAATAAAGGGAGAAGGAAAGCGGATGAGGAAGTCGCCGCGGAGAGCCGGGAGGTGGAGGCAGCGGATGAGCTGATCCAGGAGTACCAGCAGCAGATagcgcaggaggaggagagggccgtGGGGAAAAGCAGGAAGTCCATCCCGGCCTCTCAGGGAGTGGCGCTGAACAACGAAGtcgggaagaagaagaagaagaaactgaGGCCGTTGGATACCGAGAGGGACGCGAG TGCGGCGTCAGATTTGCAGCATAGCCAGGCGGACGAGGCAACAGAGCTGAGGACCTCTGTGGAAAAGACCTCCAACACCAGGAGCCAAGATGAAGACAGGGAGACAAACCCCAAAGCTGACTCAATACTGACACAATCCAAagggaaaaagaagaagaagaaaaagcaaG TGGTGAGAGAAGAAAGCGATACAGAGGTTGAAGTACCCAGAGGCTCTGCCTTTGATGACAGCTTGGTACTGGGCATCTACATCCACCGTGCAGACAGGCTGAAGACCTCCCTGCTGGTGTCACACCCAATGGTTAAGATCCACGTCATCGATGAGATCACTGGACAGTATGTGAAAAAGGAAGACAG TCATCGTCCGGTCTCCTCATTCTATGAGCAGGAAAACGTAGACCATATTCTTCCTATCATGACCCAGCCCTTTGACTTCAAGAAGAACAAGTCGACTATTCCAGAATGGGAGGAGCAGATCGTCTTCAACGAACGCTTTGGCTATTTCCTTCAGAATGATGACGAAAGCCCTAGAGTTATGCTGTTCTTCGAG GTCCTGGACTTCTTGACCATGGAGGAAGCCAGAGCCAATGTTGATGTTGACAAACATGAACAGGGATTTAGAAAAATTGCATGGGCTTTTCTAAAG CTCGTGGGTACCAACGGGGTCCTGAACATCGACAGCAAACTGCGCCTCCAGCTCTACTGCCCCCCTCCCCGGGCTAGAAGACAGCCCCAGACCATCGAGGTGGTGGACTGGTGGAGAAGATATCCCCGAAACAGATATGCCTCCACCCTGTACATCACCGCAAAGGGCCTCAAACTCCCTGATCAC GTGGACCCCAGTATCCGCTCCATGATGGCCCTGCAGCAGGAGCGAGGGAGCACCTCCTTCAGCGAGCTCCAGAGCGAGGTCACCAGGAGAACCACCACCCAGATGATGGACAGCAAACCAGCTCAGCTGAAATGGAGCCGGGTGCCTGGCCAG GCCTGCCGCATCCCTAACAAGCCCTTGCTGGCGTTCAGAGGAGGCCAGATGGGCTGCTTGACCGTCCGCTTCTCTCATGACGGGAGAGCGCTGGCGGCTGCCTGCGCTGACCGAGATGCCTTCCCCGTAGTCG TGTACGAGATTCCCTCAGGCAAAGTGCTGGCCGCCTTCAGTGGCCACCTAAGTATTGTGTACGATCTCTGCTGGTCCAGAGACGACCACAGTCTGCTGTCAGCCTCCTCAGATGGCACTGTAAG aATGTGGGACGTGGAGAGGCTCCAGGGCATCGCCCGGAAggttctccctcacccctcgtTCGTGTACTGCGCCCAGTACCACCCCACGGCCCAGCATCTTGTGGTAACCGGGGGTTACGACTTCCTGGTGCGGGTGTGGGGAGTGAACGTCCGGGACGTCAATGGCGTGCTGCTCCAGGAATTTGAGGGTCACAAGAGCTTTATCAATGCTCTCTGCTTCGACTCTGAAG GAACCAGGATGTTCTCCGCCGACAACGCGGGTCACATCATCGTCTGGAGGACGACGGTGGCTGACTCCTCCCACCAGCGCCCCTGCCGACACTGGCTCGTCGAGAAG GAGATTGGAGAGAGTGACCTCGGTGGGATTCCCATCAACACGTTACAGGTCCACCCCAACGGACGGCGCCTGCTCATCCACGCCAAGGACAGCGTTGTCAGGGTCATGGATTTGAGAGT GCTTGCTGTGAAGAAGTACAGTGGAGCCACCAACTACAGAGAGAGGATCCACAGCACCTTCACGCCCTGCGGCAACTTCATCTTCTCAGGCAGCGAGGACGGCATGGCCTACGTGTGGAACGCAGAGACCG gcgacCAGGTGGCGGTGTACTCGGAGCTGTCTTACCCGACGGCGCTCCGCGGTGTGGCGTTCCACCCTCAAGAGAACATGGTGGCCTTTTGCGCCTTCGGTCAGAGCCAGCCGGTGCACGTCTACGTCTACGACCGCAAAG tggcccagatggaggtagagaaCCTGCAGGTCCAGAGCAGGGTGGGTTCTGCTGGGCCTGGCAGACCCTCCCTGGAGCACGCCGCCCCCCCGGACGCCACCGCCATGGAGAGCTTCGCCAGTTCGGCCCGCCTGGACCTCAAGATGCAGCGCGTCAGGGAGAAGCTTGACTCGGTTCTC GAGCCACATATAAACACCTCCTCCATGGGATATGTATCAGAACAAG GTGGGTCTGAACACCTCCctgccgcccccctccctcctgtctcctcactcCAAGCTGCAGTTGTCGGACTCCCTGAGGGGGCAGCTCATCCACAATC GAGGGTTCAGTCCGGTGGGCCCGCGTCACAGAGAGACCCGCTCTCTCAAGCGGCAGTCG AGTCTCTCTGA
- the ahi1 gene encoding jouberin isoform X1, whose amino-acid sequence MPAGESEARAKTRARFDEVFKKYTDLPSERKKVKKRNPQPPESIVLQTLRKDLDLEKDTEDNETILQNTYHPDQGSARFTKNKRREREVVEKVNLNNNGNQEDAQPPKGKRKSRRELPPLPRSPEDTSSHIIRIDQDDLATNAKGSEAKPCVEADDVEKGPKRKSNKGRRKADEEVAAESREVEAADELIQEYQQQIAQEEERAVGKSRKSIPASQGVALNNEVGKKKKKKLRPLDTERDASAASDLQHSQADEATELRTSVEKTSNTRSQDEDRETNPKADSILTQSKGKKKKKKKQVVREESDTEVEVPRGSAFDDSLVLGIYIHRADRLKTSLLVSHPMVKIHVIDEITGQYVKKEDSHRPVSSFYEQENVDHILPIMTQPFDFKKNKSTIPEWEEQIVFNERFGYFLQNDDESPRVMLFFEVLDFLTMEEARANVDVDKHEQGFRKIAWAFLKLVGTNGVLNIDSKLRLQLYCPPPRARRQPQTIEVVDWWRRYPRNRYASTLYITAKGLKLPDHVDPSIRSMMALQQERGSTSFSELQSEVTRRTTTQMMDSKPAQLKWSRVPGQACRIPNKPLLAFRGGQMGCLTVRFSHDGRALAAACADRDAFPVVVYEIPSGKVLAAFSGHLSIVYDLCWSRDDHSLLSASSDGTVRMWDVERLQGIARKVLPHPSFVYCAQYHPTAQHLVVTGGYDFLVRVWGVNVRDVNGVLLQEFEGHKSFINALCFDSEGTRMFSADNAGHIIVWRTTVADSSHQRPCRHWLVEKEIGESDLGGIPINTLQVHPNGRRLLIHAKDSVVRVMDLRVLAVKKYSGATNYRERIHSTFTPCGNFIFSGSEDGMAYVWNAETGDQVAVYSELSYPTALRGVAFHPQENMVAFCAFGQSQPVHVYVYDRKVAQMEVENLQVQSRVGSAGPGRPSLEHAAPPDATAMESFASSARLDLKMQRVREKLDSVLEPHINTSSMGYVSEQDRMGWSQRGRSLVSDSVGLNTSLPPPSLLSPHSKLQLSDSLRGQLIHNRGFSPVGPRHRETRSLKRQSSLSDQTGPIVPAQHTVVSLYDYTANRSDELTVLRGDVIHVLYKDNDNWWFGRLANGQQGYFPATYVAEEGDVNEDVSQTLEAQSALSERTELSAERSTPTKVSAIISASGELKFISEQDTDPELPVPKTRKKKKKARKLEVQSQATSSDPEAAGTASTRGTARPLPRRPGPSTGQANSAFEPDP is encoded by the exons ATGCCAGCAG GTGAGAGTGAAGCCCGGGCGAAGACCAGGGCCAGGTTTGATGAGGTATTTAAGAAATACACTGACCTACCGTCCGAGAGGAAAAAGGTGAAGAAAAGGAACCCTCAGCCTCCAGAGAGCATCGTG CTCCAAACCTTGAGAAAAGACCTTGACcttgagaaagacacagaggacAATGAGACCATCCTCCAGAATACGTACCACCCTGACCAGGGGAGCGCACGCTTCACCAAGAACAagcgcagggagagggaggtggtggagaaggtCAACCTGAACAACAACGGGAACCAGGAGGATGCTCAGCCTCCCAAGGGCAAGAGGAAGAGCCGAAGAGAGCTTCCTCCACTCCCTCGGTCCCCTGAAGACACCTCCAGTCACATCATCCGCATAGACCAGGACGACCTTGCTACGAACGCCAAGGGCTCCGAGGCCAAGCCTTGTGTGGAGGCCGACGATGTGGAAAAGGGACCGAAGAGGAAGAGCAATAAAGGGAGAAGGAAAGCGGATGAGGAAGTCGCCGCGGAGAGCCGGGAGGTGGAGGCAGCGGATGAGCTGATCCAGGAGTACCAGCAGCAGATagcgcaggaggaggagagggccgtGGGGAAAAGCAGGAAGTCCATCCCGGCCTCTCAGGGAGTGGCGCTGAACAACGAAGtcgggaagaagaagaagaagaaactgaGGCCGTTGGATACCGAGAGGGACGCGAG TGCGGCGTCAGATTTGCAGCATAGCCAGGCGGACGAGGCAACAGAGCTGAGGACCTCTGTGGAAAAGACCTCCAACACCAGGAGCCAAGATGAAGACAGGGAGACAAACCCCAAAGCTGACTCAATACTGACACAATCCAAagggaaaaagaagaagaagaaaaagcaaG TGGTGAGAGAAGAAAGCGATACAGAGGTTGAAGTACCCAGAGGCTCTGCCTTTGATGACAGCTTGGTACTGGGCATCTACATCCACCGTGCAGACAGGCTGAAGACCTCCCTGCTGGTGTCACACCCAATGGTTAAGATCCACGTCATCGATGAGATCACTGGACAGTATGTGAAAAAGGAAGACAG TCATCGTCCGGTCTCCTCATTCTATGAGCAGGAAAACGTAGACCATATTCTTCCTATCATGACCCAGCCCTTTGACTTCAAGAAGAACAAGTCGACTATTCCAGAATGGGAGGAGCAGATCGTCTTCAACGAACGCTTTGGCTATTTCCTTCAGAATGATGACGAAAGCCCTAGAGTTATGCTGTTCTTCGAG GTCCTGGACTTCTTGACCATGGAGGAAGCCAGAGCCAATGTTGATGTTGACAAACATGAACAGGGATTTAGAAAAATTGCATGGGCTTTTCTAAAG CTCGTGGGTACCAACGGGGTCCTGAACATCGACAGCAAACTGCGCCTCCAGCTCTACTGCCCCCCTCCCCGGGCTAGAAGACAGCCCCAGACCATCGAGGTGGTGGACTGGTGGAGAAGATATCCCCGAAACAGATATGCCTCCACCCTGTACATCACCGCAAAGGGCCTCAAACTCCCTGATCAC GTGGACCCCAGTATCCGCTCCATGATGGCCCTGCAGCAGGAGCGAGGGAGCACCTCCTTCAGCGAGCTCCAGAGCGAGGTCACCAGGAGAACCACCACCCAGATGATGGACAGCAAACCAGCTCAGCTGAAATGGAGCCGGGTGCCTGGCCAG GCCTGCCGCATCCCTAACAAGCCCTTGCTGGCGTTCAGAGGAGGCCAGATGGGCTGCTTGACCGTCCGCTTCTCTCATGACGGGAGAGCGCTGGCGGCTGCCTGCGCTGACCGAGATGCCTTCCCCGTAGTCG TGTACGAGATTCCCTCAGGCAAAGTGCTGGCCGCCTTCAGTGGCCACCTAAGTATTGTGTACGATCTCTGCTGGTCCAGAGACGACCACAGTCTGCTGTCAGCCTCCTCAGATGGCACTGTAAG aATGTGGGACGTGGAGAGGCTCCAGGGCATCGCCCGGAAggttctccctcacccctcgtTCGTGTACTGCGCCCAGTACCACCCCACGGCCCAGCATCTTGTGGTAACCGGGGGTTACGACTTCCTGGTGCGGGTGTGGGGAGTGAACGTCCGGGACGTCAATGGCGTGCTGCTCCAGGAATTTGAGGGTCACAAGAGCTTTATCAATGCTCTCTGCTTCGACTCTGAAG GAACCAGGATGTTCTCCGCCGACAACGCGGGTCACATCATCGTCTGGAGGACGACGGTGGCTGACTCCTCCCACCAGCGCCCCTGCCGACACTGGCTCGTCGAGAAG GAGATTGGAGAGAGTGACCTCGGTGGGATTCCCATCAACACGTTACAGGTCCACCCCAACGGACGGCGCCTGCTCATCCACGCCAAGGACAGCGTTGTCAGGGTCATGGATTTGAGAGT GCTTGCTGTGAAGAAGTACAGTGGAGCCACCAACTACAGAGAGAGGATCCACAGCACCTTCACGCCCTGCGGCAACTTCATCTTCTCAGGCAGCGAGGACGGCATGGCCTACGTGTGGAACGCAGAGACCG gcgacCAGGTGGCGGTGTACTCGGAGCTGTCTTACCCGACGGCGCTCCGCGGTGTGGCGTTCCACCCTCAAGAGAACATGGTGGCCTTTTGCGCCTTCGGTCAGAGCCAGCCGGTGCACGTCTACGTCTACGACCGCAAAG tggcccagatggaggtagagaaCCTGCAGGTCCAGAGCAGGGTGGGTTCTGCTGGGCCTGGCAGACCCTCCCTGGAGCACGCCGCCCCCCCGGACGCCACCGCCATGGAGAGCTTCGCCAGTTCGGCCCGCCTGGACCTCAAGATGCAGCGCGTCAGGGAGAAGCTTGACTCGGTTCTC GAGCCACATATAAACACCTCCTCCATGGGATATGTATCAGAACAAG ACAGAATGGGATGGTCTcagagggggcggagcctggtGTCTGACTCA GTGGGTCTGAACACCTCCctgccgcccccctccctcctgtctcctcactcCAAGCTGCAGTTGTCGGACTCCCTGAGGGGGCAGCTCATCCACAATC GAGGGTTCAGTCCGGTGGGCCCGCGTCACAGAGAGACCCGCTCTCTCAAGCGGCAGTCG AGTCTCTCTGATCAAACAGGTCCCATCGTACCAGCCCAGCACACG GTCGTCTCTCTCTATGACTACACTGCGAACCGGTCGGACGAGTTGACTGTGCTTCGTGGTGATGTCATCCACGTGCTCTACAAGGACAACGATAACTGGTGGTTCGGTCGTCTAGCCAATGGACAGCAGGGATATTTTCCAGCTACCTATGTGGCAGAGGAAG GAGACGTCAACGAGGACGTGTCCCAGACCCTGGAGGCCCAGTCGGCTCTGTCCGAACGCACAGAGCTTTCAGCAGAGAGGTCAACACCCACCAAG